A single region of the Streptomyces vilmorinianum genome encodes:
- a CDS encoding DUF3048 domain-containing protein — protein MAAVRRHRRPGAAVTVTLCAVMTAGLYGCSDSGSPEPAPTPAPTTPPPTAQPGRSPFTGLPARPAPVLAVKIDNVPPARPHTGLGAAELVYVEQVEGGQTRLLAVYSAELPERIGPVRSARESDIELLRQFGRPALAYSGSQTALKPLLKAAPMYALPPEDAPRAYVRDRGRTAPHNLYVLPERALAAAPKAENAKDIGFRFGPAPAGGEPVNERTVRFPASRYTFTWSGADKAWRVAMDGRPARTTDEGPVTASTVVVQYVTIRESKFRDFLGSVSPYTETVGSGSALVLRDGRAYDARWSRPAADKGTAFTTQAGAPLNFATGATWVVLAPRG, from the coding sequence ATGGCCGCCGTACGCCGACACAGACGGCCCGGCGCAGCCGTCACCGTGACCCTGTGCGCGGTGATGACCGCCGGGTTGTACGGATGCTCCGACTCGGGCAGCCCCGAACCGGCCCCGACCCCCGCGCCCACCACTCCACCGCCCACCGCCCAGCCGGGACGGTCGCCCTTCACGGGCCTGCCGGCCCGCCCGGCCCCGGTGCTCGCCGTCAAGATCGACAACGTGCCGCCGGCCCGGCCGCACACCGGCCTCGGCGCGGCCGAGCTGGTCTACGTCGAGCAGGTCGAGGGCGGCCAGACCCGGCTCCTGGCGGTCTACTCCGCGGAGCTCCCCGAACGCATCGGACCCGTACGCAGCGCCCGCGAGTCCGACATCGAGCTGCTGCGCCAGTTCGGCAGGCCCGCGCTCGCCTACTCCGGCTCCCAGACCGCCCTGAAACCGCTGCTCAAGGCCGCCCCCATGTACGCGCTGCCGCCGGAGGACGCTCCGCGCGCCTATGTGCGCGACCGCGGCCGGACCGCCCCCCACAACCTGTACGTCCTGCCCGAGCGGGCGCTGGCAGCCGCCCCGAAGGCGGAGAACGCCAAGGACATCGGCTTCCGGTTCGGACCGGCCCCCGCGGGCGGCGAGCCGGTCAACGAGCGCACCGTGCGCTTCCCGGCCTCCCGGTACACCTTCACCTGGTCCGGAGCGGACAAGGCCTGGCGGGTGGCGATGGACGGCAGGCCCGCCCGTACCACCGACGAAGGCCCCGTGACGGCGTCGACCGTCGTCGTGCAGTACGTGACGATCCGGGAGTCGAAGTTCCGCGACTTCCTCGGCAGCGTCTCCCCGTACACCGAGACCGTCGGCAGCGGCAGCGCCCTCGTCCTGCGCGACGGCCGCGCCTACGACGCCCGCTGGAGCCGCCCGGCGGCCGACAAGGGCACCGCCTTCACGACCCAGGCCGGGGCGCCCCTGAACTTCGCCACCGGCGCCACCTGGGTCGTTCTCGCCCCGCGTGGATAG
- a CDS encoding PRC-barrel domain containing protein: protein MGADIWGYRETSGHVPGTRLIGYSVEATDGSIGKIDKHTEDVGRSYLVVDTGPWILGRRVLLPAGLVSRVDTENETVHVSCTKDEIKDSPDFESGQFEEDSNVIKLIEYYYANRHM from the coding sequence ATGGGCGCCGACATCTGGGGATACCGCGAGACCTCGGGCCATGTGCCGGGAACCCGGCTCATCGGATACAGCGTCGAGGCCACCGACGGCTCCATCGGAAAGATCGACAAGCACACCGAGGACGTCGGCCGGTCCTACCTCGTCGTCGACACCGGACCGTGGATCCTCGGCCGGCGGGTCCTGCTGCCCGCGGGACTGGTCTCCCGCGTCGACACGGAGAACGAGACGGTCCACGTCTCCTGCACCAAGGACGAGATCAAGGACTCGCCCGACTTCGAGAGCGGGCAGTTCGAAGAGGACAGCAACGTCATCAAGCTGATCGAGTACTACTACGCGAACCGGCACATGTGA
- a CDS encoding cytochrome c oxidase assembly protein: protein MDHSGHGSSMDLPPFTLGRALEFSPDLFFLFGCLAALGLYAWGVARLRGRGDAWPVGRTVSFVIGVLTIALVMCTKLNDYGMVMFSVHMVQHMVISMLSPILLLLGAPVTLALRALPVAGRGGTGPRELLLKLLHSRYMRIITHPVFTIPMFIASLYALYFTPLFDFLMESKPGHIAMMVHFLMVGLVFFWPIMGVDPGPHRPGYVMRMLELFAGMPFHAFFGIALMMATEPMVKAYENPPASLRIDALTDQNAAGGIAWAFSEIPSVLVLIALVYQWYRSEQRQAVRQDRAADRDGDKELEAYNAYLASLQARGR, encoded by the coding sequence ATGGATCACAGCGGGCACGGCTCATCGATGGATCTGCCGCCGTTCACGCTGGGGCGGGCGCTCGAGTTCTCTCCGGATCTCTTCTTCCTCTTCGGCTGCCTCGCGGCGCTCGGCCTGTACGCCTGGGGCGTCGCGCGCCTGCGCGGGCGCGGCGACGCGTGGCCCGTCGGCCGGACGGTCTCGTTCGTCATCGGTGTGCTGACCATCGCGCTGGTGATGTGCACGAAGCTGAACGACTACGGCATGGTCATGTTCAGCGTCCACATGGTGCAGCACATGGTGATCAGCATGCTCTCGCCGATCCTGCTGCTGCTCGGCGCCCCGGTCACGCTGGCGCTGCGCGCGCTGCCGGTGGCCGGCCGGGGCGGCACGGGCCCGCGCGAGCTGCTCCTCAAGCTGCTGCACAGCCGGTACATGCGGATCATCACCCACCCGGTGTTCACGATCCCGATGTTCATCGCGAGCCTGTACGCGCTCTACTTCACGCCGCTCTTCGACTTCCTGATGGAGTCCAAGCCGGGACACATCGCGATGATGGTGCACTTCCTGATGGTCGGCCTGGTCTTCTTCTGGCCGATCATGGGCGTGGACCCGGGCCCGCACCGCCCCGGCTATGTGATGCGGATGCTGGAGCTCTTCGCGGGCATGCCGTTCCACGCCTTCTTCGGGATCGCCCTGATGATGGCGACCGAGCCGATGGTCAAGGCGTACGAGAACCCGCCGGCCTCGCTCAGGATCGACGCGCTCACCGACCAGAACGCGGCGGGCGGCATCGCCTGGGCGTTCAGTGAGATCCCGTCGGTGCTCGTGCTGATCGCGCTCGTGTACCAGTGGTACCGCTCCGAGCAGCGCCAGGCCGTCCGCCAGGACCGGGCCGCCGACCGCGACGGGGACAAGGAGCTGGAGGCGTACAACGCGTATCTCGCCTCGCTGCAGGCCCGCGGGCGGTAG
- a CDS encoding 6-phosphofructokinase, with protein sequence MRIGVLTSGGDCPGLNAVIRSVVHRAVVDHGDEVIGFHDGWKGLLECDYRKLDLDAVGGILARGGTILGSSRVQPAHLVDGVERARGHVAELGLDAIIPIGGEGTLKAANLLSKAGLPIVGVPKTIDNDIASTDVTFGFDTAVGVATEALDRLKTTAESHQRVLIVEVMGRHTGWIALHSGMAAGAHAIVVPERPFDIDELTARVGERFEAGKRFAIVVVAEGAKPREGSMDFQSGAKDQYGHERFTGIANQLSVELERRLGKEARPVILGHVQRGGTPTAYDRVLATRFGWHAVEAAHRGEFGMLTALRGTEITMVPLAEAVETLKTVPAERYAEAECVL encoded by the coding sequence ATGCGCATTGGTGTGCTCACCTCCGGCGGCGACTGCCCCGGTCTGAACGCCGTCATCCGTTCCGTCGTGCACCGCGCCGTCGTCGACCACGGAGACGAGGTCATCGGCTTCCACGACGGCTGGAAGGGCCTCCTGGAGTGCGACTACCGCAAGCTCGACCTCGACGCGGTCGGCGGCATCCTCGCCCGGGGCGGCACCATCCTCGGCTCCTCGCGGGTCCAGCCCGCGCATCTGGTCGACGGCGTCGAGCGCGCCAGGGGCCATGTCGCCGAGCTCGGCCTCGACGCGATCATCCCGATCGGCGGCGAGGGCACGCTGAAGGCCGCCAACCTGCTCTCGAAGGCCGGGCTGCCCATCGTCGGCGTGCCGAAGACCATCGACAACGACATCGCCTCCACCGACGTCACCTTCGGCTTCGACACCGCCGTCGGCGTGGCGACCGAGGCCCTGGACCGGCTGAAGACCACCGCCGAGTCCCACCAGCGCGTGCTGATCGTCGAGGTCATGGGCCGCCACACCGGCTGGATCGCCCTGCATTCCGGCATGGCCGCGGGCGCGCACGCCATCGTCGTGCCCGAGCGCCCCTTCGACATCGACGAGCTGACCGCCCGGGTCGGCGAGCGCTTCGAGGCCGGTAAGCGGTTCGCGATCGTGGTGGTCGCCGAGGGTGCCAAGCCGCGCGAGGGCTCGATGGACTTCCAGTCCGGCGCCAAGGACCAGTACGGCCACGAGCGCTTCACCGGGATCGCCAACCAGCTCTCGGTCGAGCTGGAGCGCCGCCTGGGCAAGGAGGCCCGCCCGGTGATCCTCGGTCACGTCCAGCGCGGCGGCACGCCGACCGCGTACGACCGGGTGCTCGCCACCCGCTTCGGCTGGCACGCGGTGGAGGCGGCGCACCGCGGAGAGTTCGGCATGCTGACCGCGCTGCGCGGCACGGAGATCACGATGGTCCCGCTGGCCGAGGCCGTGGAGACCCTGAAGACGGTCCCGGCCGAGCGCTACGCCGAGGCGGAGTGCGTGCTCTGA